The following are encoded together in the Synergistaceae bacterium genome:
- a CDS encoding sodium-translocating pyrophosphatase → MWLFLVFVTLVFGVLAGLYAWTVYQKLEETQIGHPRVAELSSIIHQGAMAFLKKEYSWLAPFVGVVAVLLISALGLGAAFAFVLGAACSATAGWIGMYVATNSNGRTTYAALAGIEAQEKVALDKSEPEGDGVLSSAAGDALEVAFSGGSIVGMVVVGLGLIGLSVAYLFLNDVTALTAFGMGASSIALFARVGGGIYTKAADVGADLVGKVEAGIPEDDPRNPATIADNVGDNVGDIAGMGADLFESYVNSILAAMAIGATFSFTKGGEALGLWGIGFPMFLSALGVLASIIGCMMISQKAAGASVVRSVACKLLPNVMKRIDEGDAAFALRTGTFVAGGLMIAGTFILSILFFFSNSMSVFLSVTSGVIAGILIGNVTEIYTSGDYHFVKNVAATSDTGSATVILSGISLGMMSTGIPVLLICLATLISYYLAGMFGVAVSAVGMLSITGISLSVDAYGPISDNAGGIAEMSELPEGVRKITDHLDAIGNTTAAMGKGLAIGSAALTALALFVAYSQAAKIDKIDIMNPYVIVGLLIGGMLPFIFCSLSIDAVSKAAGSMIEEVRKQFREIPGIMEGTGKPDYERCVSISTHAALTQMIIPGVMAIAVPVIVGFTLGKEALGGLLGGSIVTGVMMALFMSNSGGAWDNAKKYIEEGHYNGKGSPNHAAAVVGDTVGDPFKDTAGPALNILIKLMTVVALVLAPLF, encoded by the coding sequence ATGTGGCTTTTCCTAGTATTCGTTACTCTGGTCTTCGGCGTTCTGGCCGGACTGTACGCATGGACGGTCTACCAGAAGCTCGAAGAGACCCAGATAGGTCATCCCCGCGTAGCTGAATTATCCTCAATCATTCATCAGGGAGCTATGGCATTCCTCAAGAAGGAGTACTCATGGCTTGCCCCGTTCGTCGGAGTCGTAGCAGTCCTGCTGATTTCTGCGCTCGGTCTCGGAGCGGCGTTCGCGTTCGTTCTCGGAGCTGCCTGCAGTGCAACAGCCGGATGGATCGGCATGTACGTAGCAACCAACTCCAACGGACGCACAACCTACGCTGCCCTTGCCGGAATCGAGGCACAGGAGAAAGTTGCCCTCGACAAGAGCGAGCCGGAGGGAGACGGCGTTCTCTCGAGTGCTGCCGGTGATGCCCTCGAGGTTGCGTTCTCCGGCGGAAGCATCGTCGGAATGGTCGTCGTAGGTCTGGGACTTATCGGCCTCAGTGTCGCGTATCTGTTCCTCAACGACGTAACTGCACTGACTGCGTTCGGAATGGGAGCGAGCTCAATCGCACTGTTCGCACGTGTCGGCGGAGGCATCTACACTAAGGCGGCGGACGTAGGAGCAGACCTTGTCGGCAAGGTTGAGGCAGGAATCCCTGAGGATGACCCGCGCAACCCCGCAACAATCGCTGACAACGTAGGCGACAACGTAGGCGACATCGCAGGAATGGGTGCAGACCTCTTCGAGAGCTACGTCAACTCAATTCTTGCGGCTATGGCCATCGGTGCAACTTTCTCGTTCACAAAGGGCGGCGAAGCACTTGGCCTGTGGGGAATCGGCTTCCCGATGTTCCTGTCGGCTCTGGGAGTTCTCGCGTCAATCATCGGATGCATGATGATTTCACAGAAGGCTGCCGGTGCATCAGTCGTCAGGTCAGTTGCCTGCAAGCTCCTTCCCAACGTAATGAAGCGCATTGACGAGGGTGATGCTGCATTCGCGCTCAGAACCGGAACGTTCGTAGCAGGCGGACTTATGATCGCAGGTACGTTCATTCTCAGCATCCTGTTCTTCTTCTCGAACTCAATGAGCGTGTTCCTGTCGGTTACGTCGGGAGTTATCGCCGGAATCCTTATCGGCAACGTTACGGAAATCTACACGTCGGGTGATTACCACTTCGTGAAGAACGTTGCGGCAACGTCAGACACAGGCAGTGCTACCGTCATTCTTTCCGGCATTTCGCTGGGTATGATGTCGACGGGTATCCCTGTGCTGCTTATCTGCCTTGCGACGCTCATCAGCTACTACTTGGCCGGAATGTTCGGCGTTGCGGTCTCCGCAGTAGGAATGCTCTCAATCACGGGAATTTCCCTGAGTGTTGACGCATACGGCCCTATCTCCGACAACGCGGGCGGCATCGCTGAGATGAGCGAGCTTCCTGAAGGCGTGCGCAAGATTACCGACCACCTCGACGCAATCGGCAACACGACGGCGGCAATGGGCAAGGGCTTAGCGATTGGTTCAGCGGCACTTACTGCACTGGCTCTGTTCGTGGCGTACTCGCAGGCGGCCAAAATCGACAAGATCGACATCATGAACCCCTACGTCATCGTCGGACTGCTCATCGGCGGAATGCTTCCGTTCATCTTCTGCTCGCTGTCGATTGACGCGGTCAGCAAGGCGGCAGGCTCAATGATTGAGGAAGTCCGTAAACAGTTCCGCGAGATTCCCGGCATCATGGAGGGCACGGGCAAACCTGACTATGAACGCTGCGTCTCAATCTCGACACACGCCGCGCTTACGCAGATGATTATTCCTGGCGTGATGGCTATCGCAGTTCCCGTGATTGTCGGCTTCACGCTCGGCAAAGAGGCACTCGGCGGACTTCTGGGCGGCTCAATCGTTACGGGCGTAATGATGGCACTGTTCATGTCGAACTCCGGCGGTGCGTGGGACAACGCGAAGAAGTACATCGAGGAAGGGCATTACAACGGCAAGGGCTCGCCGAACCACGCGGCGGCAGTTGTCGGCGACACAGTAGGCGACCCGTTCAAGGACACGGCCGGTCCTGCGCTGAACATCCTCATCAAGCTGATGACGGTTGTTGCGCTGGTGCTTGCTCCGCTGTTCTAG
- a CDS encoding alpha/beta hydrolase, whose translation MKYNRISIDGLNIFYRTAGDPAKPAMLLLHGFPSASHMFRDLMPMLEDKFYLVAPDYPGFGQSDMPSRGEFTYTFDNLAEVVDGFISALNISKFYMYVFDYGAPIGFRIAMKHPSSILGIISQNGNVYAEGRGKKWEARAEYWAHPTPELREQYKSAFAPETIIGQYTFGTEEGSVSPDGYTLDIHYTQRPGYDEIQSDLIYDYQNNVKLYPKFQEYLRTYKPKLLAVWGKNDPSFIPAGAEAFRRDVPDAQIHFVNSGHFALESCCKEIAGLIRQFSA comes from the coding sequence ATGAAGTATAACAGAATATCCATCGACGGCCTCAATATCTTTTACCGCACGGCAGGAGACCCGGCAAAACCCGCAATGCTCCTCCTTCACGGCTTTCCTTCCGCAAGCCACATGTTCCGCGACCTGATGCCGATGCTCGAGGACAAGTTCTACCTTGTTGCGCCGGATTATCCGGGCTTCGGACAGTCTGACATGCCTTCACGCGGAGAGTTCACATACACTTTCGACAACCTCGCGGAAGTTGTTGACGGGTTCATCTCTGCCCTGAACATCAGCAAGTTCTACATGTACGTGTTCGACTACGGAGCACCGATAGGCTTCCGAATCGCCATGAAGCACCCTTCCTCCATTCTGGGAATAATCAGCCAGAACGGCAACGTTTACGCAGAAGGTCGCGGCAAAAAGTGGGAAGCCCGCGCGGAATACTGGGCACACCCGACACCCGAACTCCGCGAGCAGTACAAGAGCGCGTTTGCACCCGAAACGATAATCGGACAGTACACCTTCGGCACAGAAGAAGGCAGCGTTTCGCCGGACGGTTACACTCTGGACATTCATTACACGCAAAGGCCGGGCTACGACGAAATACAGTCTGACCTAATCTACGACTATCAGAACAACGTGAAGCTGTACCCAAAGTTTCAGGAGTACCTGCGAACGTACAAGCCCAAGCTGTTAGCTGTGTGGGGGAAAAATGACCCGTCATTCATTCCTGCAGGGGCTGAGGCATTCAGGAGGGACGTACCTGATGCACAGATTCATTTTGTGAACAGCGGGCACTTTGCGCTGGAGTCATGCTGTAAAGAGATTGCTGGCTTAATCCGTCAATTTTCCGCGTAA
- a CDS encoding CGGC domain-containing protein, with product MQSAKIDDAPELVVIIQCEDVVKRCSGFLCMRDFYDKAGKFAGYPPETRYMTITCGGCCGNLLTPKLENLGMRLRKEGIQKEDVAVHFASCVCSDNAHRQPCPFMNRMKMLLVRKGFANIVLGTHISQKAQAKRDAGIYRQWE from the coding sequence ATGCAGTCTGCAAAAATTGATGACGCGCCGGAACTTGTTGTGATTATACAGTGTGAAGATGTCGTAAAGAGGTGCTCTGGCTTCCTGTGCATGAGAGATTTCTACGACAAGGCCGGGAAGTTCGCGGGCTACCCGCCGGAGACACGGTACATGACGATAACCTGCGGAGGATGCTGCGGGAATCTCCTCACCCCCAAGCTCGAGAATCTCGGAATGCGTCTGCGCAAGGAAGGAATCCAGAAGGAAGATGTTGCAGTGCACTTTGCGTCGTGCGTGTGCTCGGACAATGCACACCGCCAGCCCTGCCCGTTCATGAACAGGATGAAGATGCTCTTAGTCCGCAAGGGCTTCGCTAACATTGTGCTGGGAACTCACATTTCGCAGAAGGCGCAGGCCAAGAGGGACGCGGGGATCTACCGTCAGTGGGAGTGA
- the larE gene encoding ATP-dependent sacrificial sulfur transferase LarE, with protein sequence MKDKYTVLREYIASLGSVAVAFSGGVDSTLLLRVAHDVLGDKAVAVTMVSSLFPHRELEEARAFCSALGAEQIILTVDELAIDGFRDNPPDRCYLCKRSLFTNLLETAREHGLSHVVEGSNVDDLGDYRPGLRAIEELGIKSPLRHAGLTKNEIRSLSRELGLSTWEKPSYACLASRFVYGERITPEKLIMVERAESFLIGLGFRQMRVRLHGTLARIEVLPEDFRKAVELRTQIYDELKGLGFSYVTLDLQGYRTGSMNDALRSQSTAPQS encoded by the coding sequence ATGAAGGACAAGTATACTGTTCTGCGTGAATACATAGCCTCATTAGGGAGCGTTGCAGTTGCGTTCTCTGGGGGAGTTGACTCGACGCTTCTGCTCCGTGTCGCTCATGACGTGCTGGGTGATAAGGCCGTCGCTGTAACAATGGTTTCATCTCTTTTCCCCCACAGGGAGCTTGAGGAAGCACGGGCTTTCTGCAGTGCGCTCGGTGCTGAGCAGATAATTCTGACTGTCGACGAACTTGCTATAGACGGCTTCAGGGACAATCCCCCCGACAGGTGCTACCTCTGTAAGCGTTCTCTGTTCACGAACCTTCTGGAGACTGCGAGGGAGCACGGACTCTCTCACGTAGTAGAGGGCTCGAACGTTGATGACTTGGGCGATTACCGTCCCGGCCTCCGCGCAATCGAGGAGCTCGGCATCAAAAGCCCCCTGCGTCATGCCGGACTAACCAAGAACGAGATACGCTCTCTCTCCCGCGAACTTGGCCTGTCGACGTGGGAGAAGCCTTCTTATGCGTGCTTAGCCTCACGTTTCGTTTACGGCGAGAGGATCACGCCCGAGAAGCTCATCATGGTTGAACGCGCGGAAAGCTTCCTGATAGGTCTAGGGTTCAGGCAGATGAGGGTCAGGCTTCACGGTACGCTTGCACGCATCGAGGTTCTGCCTGAAGATTTCAGGAAGGCTGTTGAACTGCGCACACAAATTTACGACGAGCTTAAGGGTTTGGGGTTCTCGTATGTTACCCTTGACCTGCAGGGCTACAGGACCGGCAGCATGAATGACGCTCTCCGCAGTCAGAGCACAGCCCCGCAGTCCTGA
- a CDS encoding DUF501 domain-containing protein — MTRKKNFCGGCLRVSPVFAVELRELSARYSDNKQRFDPSLIAGCVRCRFGGIQVLVCRPFTGKRIFPTTFWLVCPYLTKLAGTLESRGGVSELEKSIKDVHEWRRYNMLHQVIRLGLAGKVQRRFMQKYRASVYRSVMRSGIGGMKQTDGVNVKCLHLQAASMIALGRHPGGEWLRTAGLCSDCGERHSCCRSCSPAGQG; from the coding sequence ATGACGAGGAAGAAGAACTTTTGCGGGGGATGCCTTCGGGTGTCTCCCGTTTTTGCTGTGGAGCTCAGAGAGTTATCGGCGCGGTACTCGGACAACAAGCAGAGGTTTGACCCGTCATTGATTGCGGGATGCGTGCGGTGCAGGTTCGGAGGGATTCAGGTTCTGGTTTGCCGTCCGTTCACGGGGAAACGTATTTTCCCGACGACGTTCTGGCTCGTGTGCCCGTACCTCACGAAGCTGGCGGGAACTCTCGAATCTCGCGGAGGAGTAAGTGAGCTCGAGAAATCGATAAAGGACGTTCACGAGTGGAGACGCTACAACATGCTTCATCAGGTTATACGGCTCGGGCTTGCGGGAAAAGTTCAGCGGAGGTTCATGCAGAAGTACCGTGCCAGCGTTTACCGTTCGGTTATGCGTTCGGGCATCGGCGGAATGAAGCAGACTGACGGCGTAAACGTCAAGTGCCTGCACCTTCAGGCTGCCTCAATGATTGCGCTCGGCCGACATCCCGGCGGGGAATGGCTCAGGACTGCGGGGCTGTGCTCTGACTGCGGAGAGCGTCATTCATGCTGCCGGTCCTGTAGCCCTGCAGGTCAAGGGTAA
- a CDS encoding S1 RNA-binding domain-containing protein, protein MGEADILSVGEIVDCTVEQIMPYGAFVRIAKNGRKGMIHISELSYSFVKNISDVLNIGDKVQAKVIKIDERGRIDLSIKQTQPQPQAHAGGFQHRTQRTGSAPSRPSRPSGRDFTPREGRPPREREFRDTRDFRAMQETFRETSPEEADTFEKKMASFLKTSEAKITDLNTRNSSRSGRPSRRRQGGRDY, encoded by the coding sequence ATGGGAGAGGCCGACATTTTGAGCGTAGGGGAAATAGTGGACTGCACCGTTGAGCAGATAATGCCTTACGGAGCTTTTGTGAGAATTGCGAAGAACGGGCGCAAGGGGATGATACACATTTCCGAGCTGTCGTACAGCTTCGTGAAGAACATATCTGATGTCCTGAACATAGGGGATAAGGTTCAGGCGAAAGTGATCAAGATAGACGAGAGAGGCCGCATAGACCTTTCCATTAAGCAGACACAGCCGCAGCCTCAGGCTCACGCAGGCGGTTTCCAGCACAGGACACAGCGCACGGGTTCTGCTCCGTCGCGGCCGTCCCGTCCGTCGGGAAGGGATTTCACTCCGCGCGAAGGCAGGCCTCCCAGAGAGCGTGAGTTCCGGGACACAAGGGATTTCCGCGCGATGCAGGAGACTTTCCGCGAGACCAGCCCGGAAGAAGCCGACACTTTCGAGAAGAAGATGGCATCGTTCCTGAAGACCAGCGAGGCCAAGATAACGGATCTGAACACACGAAATTCATCGAGGTCAGGCCGTCCGTCAAGGCGGAGGCAGGGCGGTCGGGACTACTGA
- the gpmA gene encoding 2,3-diphosphoglycerate-dependent phosphoglycerate mutase translates to MYEIVLIRHGESAWNKENRFTGWTDVPLSEKGIEEARSAGRLLKAEGFAFDYAFTSVLKRAIKTLWLVLEEMDRMWIPVQHSWKLNERHYGALQGLNKADTAAKYGDAQVKIWRRSYDIQPPVLTKEDERYPGHDPRYTGLTEAELPLTECLADTVARVVPFWQESIVPAIKSGRKIIIAAHGNSLRALVKYLDNISEKDILELNIPTGVPLVYELNDDLKPISHRYLGDAAAIAAAQAAVASQGSAKK, encoded by the coding sequence ATGTACGAAATCGTGTTAATACGCCACGGCGAGTCAGCATGGAACAAAGAGAACCGCTTCACCGGCTGGACAGACGTACCGCTCTCGGAAAAGGGCATAGAGGAAGCACGTTCCGCAGGCCGTCTGCTTAAGGCTGAGGGTTTCGCGTTCGACTACGCGTTCACGTCGGTGCTGAAGAGAGCAATCAAGACTCTGTGGCTCGTCCTTGAGGAGATGGACAGGATGTGGATTCCCGTACAGCACTCGTGGAAGCTCAACGAGAGGCATTACGGAGCGTTACAGGGCCTCAACAAGGCGGACACTGCGGCCAAGTACGGCGACGCTCAGGTGAAGATCTGGCGGCGAAGCTACGACATTCAGCCCCCAGTGCTCACGAAGGAGGACGAGCGTTATCCCGGACATGACCCGCGCTATACCGGCCTCACTGAAGCAGAACTTCCGCTCACAGAGTGCCTCGCCGACACAGTAGCCCGTGTTGTGCCTTTCTGGCAGGAGAGCATCGTGCCTGCGATAAAGTCCGGCAGGAAGATTATCATTGCGGCACACGGAAACTCACTGCGCGCCCTCGTGAAGTACCTCGACAACATTTCGGAGAAGGACATTCTCGAGCTCAACATCCCGACCGGCGTGCCTCTGGTGTACGAGCTTAATGATGACCTTAAGCCGATTTCACACCGCTATCTTGGTGATGCGGCGGCAATCGCGGCGGCACAGGCAGCAGTAGCCTCGCAGGGCAGCGCAAAGAAGTAG
- a CDS encoding pyridoxal phosphate-dependent aminotransferase — translation MHFSDRIQALKISPIRRLIPYADAAKAKGKKVYHLNIGQPDIKTPAGYFEAIHNFTTDTIAYQPSQGILPLREEVAKYYNALGVPFEPNDIYITCGGSEALSFAVNILCDPGDELLVPEPFYANYNTFARLSLAKIVPIPTKAETGFHLPPEEVVESLITPRTRAFWVSHPCNPTGVVYTPDEVHMLCRLAKKHDLFVIADEAYREFVYEADDYVSFGQVEDARDRVIMIDSVSKRYSVCGARIGWIAIKNKEFNAQVMKLCQGRLSVSEVEQVGVAALYRTTPKSYLQEVNKEYKMRRDVMYKGLLAIDGVVCHEPKGAFYTMVKLPVDDSEKFIIWMLENFDIDGETTMAAPGSGFYAQPGLGLDEVRMAYVLKKEDIERALYILKNAIAAYPGRAEAIRA, via the coding sequence ATGCATTTTTCCGACAGAATACAGGCGTTGAAGATCTCGCCAATCCGCAGGCTGATACCTTATGCGGACGCGGCGAAGGCGAAGGGCAAGAAGGTTTATCACCTGAACATAGGACAGCCCGACATCAAGACTCCTGCAGGATACTTTGAGGCAATCCACAACTTCACGACGGACACGATAGCCTACCAGCCCTCGCAGGGTATTCTTCCTCTGCGCGAAGAAGTCGCGAAGTACTATAACGCTCTGGGTGTTCCCTTTGAGCCGAACGACATCTACATCACCTGCGGAGGAAGCGAAGCACTGTCATTCGCGGTGAACATTCTCTGCGATCCCGGCGACGAGCTGTTAGTTCCCGAACCTTTCTACGCGAACTACAACACCTTTGCGCGCCTGTCCCTCGCAAAAATCGTGCCGATTCCGACGAAGGCAGAGACGGGTTTCCACCTTCCGCCTGAAGAAGTCGTCGAGAGCCTGATTACCCCGAGAACCCGCGCGTTCTGGGTGTCGCATCCCTGCAACCCTACGGGAGTTGTGTACACGCCGGATGAAGTCCACATGCTGTGCCGTCTCGCGAAGAAGCACGACCTCTTCGTGATTGCGGACGAGGCTTACCGTGAGTTTGTGTACGAGGCTGATGATTATGTGAGCTTCGGGCAGGTTGAGGACGCACGGGACAGGGTGATAATGATCGACTCTGTGTCGAAGCGTTACAGCGTGTGCGGTGCGCGTATAGGCTGGATAGCCATAAAGAACAAGGAGTTCAACGCGCAGGTGATGAAGCTGTGTCAGGGCAGGCTGAGCGTCTCTGAGGTCGAACAGGTAGGAGTTGCCGCGCTGTACAGGACTACCCCGAAGAGCTACCTTCAGGAGGTCAACAAGGAGTACAAGATGCGCCGCGACGTGATGTACAAGGGGCTTCTTGCAATTGACGGCGTTGTGTGCCACGAGCCTAAGGGAGCATTCTACACGATGGTGAAGCTGCCGGTTGATGACTCGGAGAAGTTCATAATCTGGATGCTGGAGAATTTCGACATTGACGGAGAAACCACGATGGCCGCACCAGGAAGCGGATTCTATGCGCAGCCCGGTCTTGGCCTCGATGAAGTTAGAATGGCATATGTCCTCAAGAAGGAAGACATAGAGAGGGCGTTATACATTCTGAAGAACGCTATAGCTGCTTACCCGGGAAGGGCAGAAGCAATAAGAGCATAG
- a CDS encoding glycosyltransferase codes for MKIALHLHDYSNNIPSFRNTDFRNPQLGNPGICGTRYEFIMLSYALARFSDAEVNLYCHEDSNIYPDGVKVHVVSGNPDLIRQVKADGNDVVILRAQPTPAFYDLYERAAEAGIKVVAWSHNYMPYDLISYLGRTEAIRRIVMVGREHYDYYLDHPAIMKSTYIHNMYDGRHCRLRELPQEPAVVYTGGLYADKSFHVLAAMWKDILHEVPDAKFYVIGSGRLYNKYAELGPYRLADAKYEAVFMKYLTESGEILPSVKFMGNLGTDKVEVYYRTSVGIANFGMETFCLSMLEMEGCGLPVVNMAHGGVQDVIKHGTTGYLGRNTDEIKKYIILLLKDRDLNIRLGRQAKEFAEKAFLPEVLVKRWLKLFDDVINGRPCEYIPPSEHRTELKRLKIANRWLRLHHVPTVPVSSLSLPNIKHFIRKLLPGPYDMLKRLVKG; via the coding sequence ATGAAGATAGCCCTTCACCTACACGATTACAGCAATAACATACCTTCTTTCCGCAATACAGACTTCAGGAATCCTCAGCTCGGCAATCCCGGAATATGTGGGACGAGATACGAGTTTATCATGCTGTCCTATGCTCTCGCCAGATTCTCTGATGCTGAAGTCAATCTGTACTGCCATGAAGACAGCAACATCTACCCTGACGGCGTGAAAGTTCATGTTGTCAGCGGCAACCCAGACCTTATCAGGCAGGTCAAGGCCGACGGAAATGATGTAGTTATTCTCAGGGCACAGCCTACTCCCGCGTTCTATGACTTATACGAACGTGCTGCGGAAGCCGGAATCAAGGTTGTCGCTTGGTCTCATAACTACATGCCCTACGACTTGATAAGCTATCTCGGCAGGACAGAGGCGATAAGGCGGATCGTAATGGTCGGACGTGAACACTATGATTATTACCTCGACCATCCTGCTATCATGAAGTCAACGTACATTCACAACATGTATGACGGACGGCACTGCAGGCTGAGGGAGCTTCCGCAGGAACCTGCAGTAGTTTATACAGGCGGGCTGTACGCGGACAAGAGCTTCCACGTCCTAGCCGCAATGTGGAAGGATATTCTGCATGAAGTGCCAGACGCAAAATTCTACGTTATAGGCAGCGGCAGGCTCTATAACAAGTACGCGGAGCTAGGGCCTTACAGGCTGGCTGATGCGAAGTATGAGGCTGTGTTCATGAAGTACCTGACTGAAAGCGGAGAGATACTGCCGTCAGTCAAGTTCATGGGGAATCTCGGAACTGATAAGGTGGAAGTGTATTACAGAACCAGCGTAGGGATCGCCAATTTCGGGATGGAAACGTTCTGCCTTAGTATGCTCGAAATGGAAGGCTGCGGTCTTCCCGTCGTCAATATGGCACATGGAGGTGTGCAGGACGTAATCAAACACGGAACTACAGGTTATCTTGGCCGGAACACGGATGAGATAAAGAAGTACATAATACTTCTGCTGAAGGACAGGGATCTCAACATAAGGCTGGGCAGGCAGGCGAAAGAGTTTGCGGAGAAGGCGTTTTTGCCGGAAGTTCTCGTGAAGCGGTGGCTGAAGCTCTTTGATGATGTCATCAATGGCAGGCCTTGCGAGTACATTCCTCCGTCGGAGCACCGAACAGAACTCAAACGCCTCAAGATCGCCAACCGCTGGCTGAGGCTTCATCATGTTCCAACTGTACCTGTGTCGTCTCTATCCCTCCCTAACATCAAGCATTTCATTAGGAAGCTGCTGCCCGGACCGTATGATATGCTGAAGAGGCTCGTCAAAGGATAA
- a CDS encoding DUF4491 family protein: MNVAGVVIGLSCFVIIGIFHPVVIKCEYYFGARVWPVFLVLGLAGLGVSLVVEDVILSGVAGVFGCCSLWSIGELKKQEERVAKGWFPRNPKRR, encoded by the coding sequence ATGAACGTAGCGGGCGTGGTCATCGGGCTGTCATGCTTCGTGATAATCGGCATCTTTCACCCCGTCGTAATCAAGTGCGAGTATTACTTTGGCGCGCGGGTCTGGCCGGTGTTTCTGGTGCTGGGACTGGCAGGGTTGGGAGTGTCGCTCGTGGTTGAGGACGTGATTCTGTCGGGAGTTGCGGGGGTGTTCGGGTGCTGTTCGTTGTGGAGCATAGGGGAGCTGAAGAAGCAGGAAGAGCGTGTCGCAAAGGGATGGTTTCCGCGAAATCCTAAGCGCAGATAA